ACGGGCATTTTCACGGGACGCGCCCGACCGATTGCGAGATGGGCTACGCGGGGGGGACGGTGGCGCAGGTCCTCGCCAGGCTCCAGGCCTGCCTCGACAGCCCGGGCCAGGCCCCCCTCAAGGGGTCGAACGTCCGGTTCTCCGCGCACCACCTGTTCGGCGAGGCGATCCTGCCGCCGGGGACGGCGCTGACGCGCTACGACCTCGACCGGCTCGACACCACCCGTCCCGTCTCCGTCGACAACGCCGACGGGCACAAGTTCTGGATGAACAGCAAGGCGATCGAGAACGCCGGGATCGGCCCGGCGACCCCCGACCCGCCCGAAGGGGAGATCGGCCGCGACGCGGACCGCAAGCCGAACGGGTTCTTCGCCGACTTCGACGCGGGCAACTGGGGCGAGACCGCGCCGGTGAGCGAAGCGTCCCGCGTGGAGGGGGTCCGGAGGACGATCGCGGACGCCAACCGGATGGGGATCACCTCCGTCTTCCTGCCGGGCGGGACCGAGGACGAGATCGCCCAGTGGGCGAAGGTCCAGGATGAGGGCGGACTGACGCTTCGGGCCAACCTCGGGCTGTCGGCGTCGTTCGTGCGCGGCAACAGCGACCTCGCCGACCTCCGGAAACAGATCGCGGCGCTCGACGAGTACAAGCACTTCGCCCGGGGGCTCCTCGACGTGACGAGCGTCAAGGTGTATTGCGACGGCGTCCTGGAGTACCCGGCCCACACCGCCGCCATGCTCGCGCCGTACCGCGTCAACGCCGGGACCCTCGACAGGCCGATCTGGAAGCCCGGCACCTTCCGGGGACCGGATCCGTCCTGCTCCGACGCCCGGGCGGGGTTCGTCGAGCTCGACCGGGCGGGCTGGCAGATCCATGTCCACGCGATCGGGGATCGCGCCACACGGGACGCGCTCGACAACTTCCAGGCCGCCCTCGAGACGAACGGCGCGCACGATCGGAGGCACACGATCACCCACCTCGAGGCGATCGACGCGGCGGACGTGCCGCGCTTCGGCAGGCTGGGCGTGGTCGCGAGCATGTCGCTGCAATGGGCGCGACGGGATGCCTACCTGGTCGAGGGGACGGTCGGCTACATCGACGAGGTGCTGTATGGACACCTGTTTCCCGGCGCGGGGCTCTGGCGCTCCGGCGCCGTCATCGCCGGCGGCAGCGACTACCCGGTCGATCCCCTCCTGCCGTTCGTCCAGATCGAGACCGCCATCGACCACACGGGGGAGGCCGTCCCCGGCGTCCACCCGGGGGCGCTGAGCCCCGAGGAAGGGATCCCCGACCTCCTCGCCGTGATCCGCATGCACACGATCAACAGCGCCTGGCAGATGCATCAGGAGAAGAACGTCGGCTCGATCGAGGTCGGCAAGTACGCGGACCTGATCGTGGTGAGCCAGGACCTGTTCGACGTCCCCACGGAGACGATCTCCGACACGCTGGTCCTCGCGACGATGCTGGGCGGGAAGGTGGTCTACGAGCGCCCCGACGCCGGCCTGCGGATCGGCCCGGGGTCGAAGTGAGCCGGGACGTCTCCGATCCCGGCGCCGGCCGGATCGGGGACATGCCCCCCTCCGAGTTCCGCGAGGAGGGGCATCGTCTGGTGGACTGGCTCGCGGAGTACTTCCGCTGGTCGCTCGAGAACCCGGTCCTGTCGCGCGTCCGGCCCGGGGCCATCCGCGCCGCCCTCCCTTCCGAAGCCCCCGAGGAGGGGGAGCCGTTCGAGCGCATCCTCGCCGACTTCGAGCGGGTCCTCGTTCCGGGGCTGACGCAGTGGAACCACCCGGGCTATTTCGCCTACTTTCCGTGCGGCTTCTCGTCCCCCGGGGCGCTGGCCGATTTCCTGTCCACCGCCGTCAGCCAGCAGGCGATGCTCTGGCGGACGTCGCCGGCGGCGACGGAGCTCGAGGAGGTCGCCCTGGCCTGGCTGCGGCGGGCCCTCGGGCTTCCGGAGGAGTTCGAGGGGGTCGTCTACGATACGGCCTCCACGGCGGTCGTGCACGCCCTGGCCACGGCGCGCCACGAGCGGGCGCCCGAGGTGCGCTCGCGGGGGCTGACCGGGCGCGGGTCCGGCGCGCTCCGGGTCTACTGCTCGGAGCACGCGCACTCCTCGGTGGACAAGGCGGTGATCGTCCTGGGGCTGGGGCACGACCATCTGAGGCGCATCCCGGTCGACGCCGGGTTCCGGATGCGGCCCGACGCCCTGGCCGCGGCGATCGACGAGGACCGCCGGGCCGGGCACGTCCCCCTGGCCGTGGTCGCCACCGTCGGCACCACGTCGGTCACGAGCGTCGATCCGGTCCCGGCCATCGCCGACCTCTGCGCCTCGCGGGGCCTGTGGCTGCATGTGGACGCGGCCTACGCCGGCGCGGCGGCGGTCCTGCCGGAGTGCCGCGCGACGATCGCGGGGGTGGAGCGTGCCGACTCGTTCGTGGTGAATCCGCACAAGTGGATGTTCACGCCCTTCGACCTGAGCGCCTTCTACTGCCGCAAGATGGACCTGCTGCGCGCCGCCTTCGGGCTGACGCCCGAGTATCTGAAGACTTCGGAGACCTCCGAGGTCCGGAATCTCATGGACACCGGCTTCCAGCTCGGCCGGCGGTTCCGCGCCCTGAAGCTGTGGATCGTGATGCGCTACTTCGGCCTCGAGGGAATCCGGGCGCGGCTGCGCGAGCACCTGCGCCTGGCCGGCCTGCTCGCGGACTGGGTGGACGCCGAGCCCGGCTTCGAGCGGGTCGCGCCGGTCCCCTTCAGCGTCGTCTGCTTCCGCGCCCTCCCCCGGAAGGCGGACGGCGGGAGCCGGGGGGGCGGCGCCGGGGACGACGCCGCGGTGAACGCCTTCAACGAGCGCCTGCTCGGTTCGCTCAACGATTCCGGCGAGGTCTTCCTGTCCCACACCAGCCTCGGAGGCCGCTACGTCCTGCGCTTCGCCATCGGCAACATCAGGACGTCGGAAGCCGATGTCCGCCGGGCCTGGGACCGGATCCGCGAGCTGGCGCGAGGGCTCGCGGGAGGGGCGCGGCCATGATGAGGCATCCGCGCGGCCGGCGCGGCATCGGCCTCGTCGTGCTTCTCGCGGCTCTCGGACTTCCGGCCGCCGGGCGCGCCCACCCCCCCTCGGTGTCCTCCTGCGAGGAGGCGAAGCGGATCAACGGCTGGTGCGAGCCGGCGCACGTCGGCTACGTGGCGTCCGTCGAGATCCGCTCGCGGTTCCTGTACGAGGTGCTGGACGCCCACGGCCACGCCATCGATCCGGCGAAGGTGAAGTGCGAGACCTGCCGGAAGGCCCTGGAGACGGACGGCTACTGCCGGGCGCACCGGATGGGTTACGTCCACGGCGAGGCCTTCCTCTCCCCGCTGACGTACCACCTCGCCCGGGCGCGGACGATCGATCCGAAGACGATCACCTGCGCGGACTGCCGGAAGCACACCCGGGGCATCGGCTGGTGCGAGAAGGACCAGGTCGGAATTGCGGGATACTTCGCGATCGACGACCGCAGGGAGTTCGACGAGCTGGCCCGGGACTACGAACTCCTCCTGGCGGCCGTCAAGAAGTCATCCGAGTGCGAGACCTGCGCGGGCGCCATGATCACGGACGGCTACTGCGCGGTTCACCGCCTGCAATACAAGGACGGCGCGCCCATCACCGGACCATAATCCCCGGGACCCCTCGGGGCGACGCCCGGCCGGAACGTCCGCGGCGTCAGGGGTGCCCGCAGCCGTTGGTGAGGCTCCGGGTCACGGCGCAGATGCCGGATGAGCCGCCGTTGCCGGGGCCGTTCCGTTCGTTCCCCAGGCTGTCCTTCCCCCACGAGCCTTCGACGCCGGCGGAGTCGGTCGTCACGACCACGAACCAGATCAGCTTCAGGCCGTCATCGGGAGTCGGAGCGCCGATCCAGTCGTAGGGGACCGTGTTCCCGATGTTGCACACCCCTCCGAGCGGCGTGTAGATCCCCCCCGGGGCCGACGGCAGCCCGCTCTTCTGGCCGTAGATGATGTGATGATTGGCCGCGTCGGTGGTGCAGCTTGCGACGTCGTACGACAGCCTCAGGCTCGAGGCGGCCGGCGTGGGGGCTGCCACCGTCAGGGGCGTCGTCCCCCCCAATCCGTCGGGGACGGCGGGAGGCCCGCCGGCCGCGCCGATCGTGCCGGTCTGATTGAGGAGGTTCGTGGGGGAGTTGCGCCGGACGAAGGGGGTGTTGGTGGTGTCGTTGGGGTCCTTGTTGAGCGAGTTGATGCCGTCGGTCGGCACGATCGCCCCGAACGTCCAGGTGTCATAGACGGCGAATGTGATCCGGTCCCCGGCGGTCGAGAAGAAGTTGTCGACGATCTTGTAGTCCCTCGGCGGCACGCCCGGCAGGGCGGCATAGCCGTCCGTCGCGAGCAGGAGGTGGTCGTTCGGCGTCGCCGTGGTGAGATTGGCGGGGAAGGTGAAGGAGTTCGTGTTGCTTGAGAGGCGCTGGCCCCCGATGAAAATCTCGCCGCCGGCGGAGCCGCAGCAGGTGGTCATCTCGATGAACTGGATCGTGCCGTCGGCGTTGCTGTAGACCTCTTCGATCCGCCACAGGTGGACGCCGCTCCAGGCGGGAACGCTGCTGCACACGAGAATGACGGCACAGGCCAGGAACCACGATATGCGCGCTGGGAGTTTCATCGCCCCCTCCATCCGACAGGAACTCGGTCTCGACGCACTGCGGTCAGGTCCACGACAATCGGGCTGTCCGGGGTACGGCTATTCTATACGGCGAGATTCCCCCGGAGTAAAGTCCAGACTGCCGGTTATACTGGATGGCCGTCGGTGCCATAAGTCACGGAAGACGGCCCCTTCAGGGGGTTGAGTCGAGCCGATGAGCCAGCCCCAGCCGGCCATCAGGAACATCTCCGACACGGCGCACTGGGCCGCGGTGTACCGGGCGCGCGAGTCGGAGCGCCCCGACGCGCTGTTCCAGGACCGGCACGCGCGCCGGCTGGCGGGCGCCCGCGGCGAGCAGATCTTCGGCTCGCTGCCCGCCAGGGACAGGAACGAGTGGGCCTGGGTGGCGCGCACCGTCCTGTTCGATCGCTTCGTCGTGGATCAGGCCGGGCAGGGGGTCGACACGGTCGTCAACCTGGCCGCCGGTCTCGACGCGCGGCCGTACCGGATGCCGCTTCCCGCAGCGCTCCGATGGATCGAGGTGGACCTGCCCGGGATCCTGGCCCACAAGGAGGAGATCCTCAAGGACGAGAAGCCGTCCTGCGTCCTGGAGCGCGTCCGGCTGGATCTGGCCGACGTGGAGGCCCGGCGCGCCCTGTTCGATCGGGTGGGCCGGAGTGCCCGCAGGGCCCTGATCATCACCGAGGGGCTGCTCATCTATCTTTCGGCCGACGAGGTGGCCGCGCTGGCGCGCGACCTGGCCGCTCCCGCCGCGTTCCAGCGCTGGGTCCTCGACCTCGCCTCACCCGGCCTCCTGCGCCTGATGCGGAAGCGGGTCGGCAAGGAGCTCAGCCAGGCCAGCGCCCCGTTTCAGTTCGGCCCGGAAGAAGGGCCGGAGTTCTTCACGCCCCATGGCTGGCGCCCGGCCGAGGTCCGATCGCTTCTCCAGGCCGCGGCGCAGCTGCGGCGCCTGAACCTGATCCTGCGTCTCATGTCGCTCCTGCCGGATTCGACCGGCCGCCAGGGATCGCGGCCGTGGTCCGGGGTCTGCCTGATGGCCAGGCAGGGATCGTGAGCCCTGGGAGCCGGTCCGGATCATGGACCGGCTCCGGCGCGACTCTCTCGAGGGATAATCGAACGATGGCAGCCTACATCATCGTGGATGTCGAGATCACCGACCCGGTCGCATACGCCGCCTACATCCGGGTCGTTCCGAAAACGCTGGCCCACTTCGGCGGGACGTTCCTGGTGCGCGGCGGCAAGGCGATGACGCTCGAGGGCTCATGGAGCCCGAAGCGGGTGGTGGTCCTCGAGTTCCCGAGCTTCGAGCACGCCCGGGCGTGGTGGGCATCGGAGGAGTACCGCGCCCCCAAGGCCCTGCGCCAGAGCGCCTCGGTCACCGACATGATCCTGGTGGAAGGGGTCTGAGGGCTCCGGCCGTATAATGCCCGCACACCATCAGTGCGTCCGCCCTCGGACTGGAACAGGATGACTCCATGACCTCCCGCACGCGACTCCGGCTGGCTTTCGCCTTCTGCCCGTCCGCCATCGGTTCTTTCGCGTTCTTCGGCCCTCGGGTTCTGGCGGCGGCGTGGCATCCGTTTGGATTGCAGGGAATCGAACTCCGTCCCCTGGCCGTGGCCCCCGGCCGCCTCTGCGCCGGGACGGCCGGGCGAGGCGTCTTCTGCCTCGACCTATGAGCGTGACGGCCGATCCGGGGCTGCCGGCGCTGTTCATCGGGCACGGCTCCCCGATGAATGCCATCGAGGACAACGAGTTCCGGCGCGGCTGGGCGGGGGCGGCCCGCCGTTTTGCGAGGCCCCAGGCGGTCCTGTGCGTCTCGGCCCACTGGGAGACCAGCGGCGTGTTCGTCACGGCGGCGGAGAGACCGGCGACGATCCACGATTTCACAGGCTTCCCCGACGATCTCTTCGAGGTGCGCTACCCCGCCCCCGGCTCGCCGGCGCTCGCCCGACGGATCGCCGGGATGCTCGGCGGCGCCGGGGTAGGCCATGCCGATGCCGGCCATGCCGTGGTCGGCCATGTTGCGACCGGCCGCGTCCAGGCTGCCCTGGACGGCGAGCGCGGTCTCGACCATGGGGCGTGGAGCGTCCTGCTGGCGATGTACCCCGACGCGGACATCCCGGTCGTGCAGCTCAGTCTCGATACGTCCCGGGCCGCGTCCTTTCACTACGCGCTCGCCCGGGAGCTCGCGCCGCTCCGCCGGGAAGGGGTGCTTATCCTCGGAAGCGGCGACATCGTCCATAACCTGCGCGTCATGGATTACTACCGTCCCGACGGCTACGACTGGGCGCTGCGGTTCAATGACGAGGCCCGCAGGCTCATCCTGGCGCGCGACCACGACGCGCTCGTCGACTACCAGGCGCTCGGGCACGACGCCCGGCTGGCGGTCCCCACCCCGGAGCATTACCTGCCCCTTCTGTACGTCCTGGCGGTCCGGGGGGCGGGGGATGAAGTCGCCTTCTTCAACGACCGGGTGGTGATGGGCTCCGTCTCGATGACATCGCTCGTGATCTCGTCGAACCCGGGAGGGAACTCATGAACCAGGCGATCATCGACCTCTACGACGAGTACACGCACGCACCGCTCGACCGGCGGGTGTTCCTGACGCGCCTCGCGCGGCTGACCGGCAGCATGACGGCCGCCCTGGCGATCCTCCCTGCCCTCGAGGCGGACCGCGCGCTGGCGGCGATCGTCCCACCCGACGACCCGCGGCTGGAGAGCGGTCGGATCACGTACGCGGGAAGCGGGGGCAAGGTGGCGGCCTATACGGCCCGGCCCCGAAAGGGGGGCAAGACGGCGGCGGTGATCGTCATCCACGAGAACCGCGGCCTCAATGCCCACATCGAGGACGTGGCCCGCCGCGTGGCGATCGAAGGGTTTCTCGCGCTGGCTCCGGACCTCCTGTCCCCGCTCGGCGGCACGCCCGCCGACGAGGACGCCGCGCGCGAGCTGATCGGCAAGCTCGATCCGGACGTGACGATCCTCAACCTGAAAGCCGCCGTCGCGTTCCTCGCGAAGCACCCGAAGACCACCGGCAAGGTGGGGGCGGTCGGGTTCTGCTGGGGCGGGGGGATGGCGGGGGAGCTGGCCGTCCAGTCCCCCGACCTGCGCGCGGCGGTCGTGTATTACGGCCGGCAACCCAGGACGGCCGACGTCCCCCGGATCACGGCACCGCTCCTTCTGCATTATGCCGGGCTCGATACGCGCATCAACGAGGGGGTCCCGGCGTTCGAGGAGGCGCTCAAGCAGGCGGGGAAGAAGTACACGCTTTACCTGTACCCGGACGTCCAGCACGCCTTCCACAACGACACGTCGGAGGCCCGCTACGACAAGGAGGCGGCGCGTCTCTCCTGGTCGCGCACCGTCGCCTTCTTCAAGGAGCATCTGCGGGGGGAACGCCCCCGGCCCGCCTTCTGATCCCGGCCGGCATGCCCTCCCGACATTAAAGATGATAGGCTTTGCCCGGTTCGATCCCGGTCGGGCACCCTGGCGCTGAGCGACGGGTGCCCCTTAGCGAGGGGACCCCATGGCCAACCCGCTGTTCGCCACCAAGTCGTACGAGACCCTGATGAAGGAAATGGCCGGCGAGCACCGGCTGCGCCGCGTCCTCGGGCCGGTCGCCCTGACCAGTCTCGGAGTCGGCGCGATCATCGGCACCGGCATCTTCGTCCTGACGGGCGTGGCGGCGCACGACAAGACCGGCCCGGCGCTGATGCTGTCGTTCGTCTTCGCCGGCATCGCCTGCATCTTCGCGGCGCTGTGCTACGCCGAGTTCGCGTCGATGGTGCCG
The genomic region above belongs to Candidatus Polarisedimenticolia bacterium and contains:
- a CDS encoding DUF1330 domain-containing protein, which produces MAAYIIVDVEITDPVAYAAYIRVVPKTLAHFGGTFLVRGGKAMTLEGSWSPKRVVVLEFPSFEHARAWWASEEYRAPKALRQSASVTDMILVEGV
- a CDS encoding pyridoxal-dependent decarboxylase; amino-acid sequence: MSRDVSDPGAGRIGDMPPSEFREEGHRLVDWLAEYFRWSLENPVLSRVRPGAIRAALPSEAPEEGEPFERILADFERVLVPGLTQWNHPGYFAYFPCGFSSPGALADFLSTAVSQQAMLWRTSPAATELEEVALAWLRRALGLPEEFEGVVYDTASTAVVHALATARHERAPEVRSRGLTGRGSGALRVYCSEHAHSSVDKAVIVLGLGHDHLRRIPVDAGFRMRPDALAAAIDEDRRAGHVPLAVVATVGTTSVTSVDPVPAIADLCASRGLWLHVDAAYAGAAAVLPECRATIAGVERADSFVVNPHKWMFTPFDLSAFYCRKMDLLRAAFGLTPEYLKTSETSEVRNLMDTGFQLGRRFRALKLWIVMRYFGLEGIRARLREHLRLAGLLADWVDAEPGFERVAPVPFSVVCFRALPRKADGGSRGGGAGDDAAVNAFNERLLGSLNDSGEVFLSHTSLGGRYVLRFAIGNIRTSEADVRRAWDRIRELARGLAGGARP
- a CDS encoding amidohydrolase, whose product is MNSSRRALPLCGALALLAVAAASSAAAPAGPRPADTVMLNGKFLLYQGIEQRAGGDRSAAANSSAGGGRPAFAQAVAISDGRIVFIGTNRKAKRYTGPRTRILDLEGRMVMPGIVDGHFHGTRPTDCEMGYAGGTVAQVLARLQACLDSPGQAPLKGSNVRFSAHHLFGEAILPPGTALTRYDLDRLDTTRPVSVDNADGHKFWMNSKAIENAGIGPATPDPPEGEIGRDADRKPNGFFADFDAGNWGETAPVSEASRVEGVRRTIADANRMGITSVFLPGGTEDEIAQWAKVQDEGGLTLRANLGLSASFVRGNSDLADLRKQIAALDEYKHFARGLLDVTSVKVYCDGVLEYPAHTAAMLAPYRVNAGTLDRPIWKPGTFRGPDPSCSDARAGFVELDRAGWQIHVHAIGDRATRDALDNFQAALETNGAHDRRHTITHLEAIDAADVPRFGRLGVVASMSLQWARRDAYLVEGTVGYIDEVLYGHLFPGAGLWRSGAVIAGGSDYPVDPLLPFVQIETAIDHTGEAVPGVHPGALSPEEGIPDLLAVIRMHTINSAWQMHQEKNVGSIEVGKYADLIVVSQDLFDVPTETISDTLVLATMLGGKVVYERPDAGLRIGPGSK
- a CDS encoding dienelactone hydrolase family protein, producing MNQAIIDLYDEYTHAPLDRRVFLTRLARLTGSMTAALAILPALEADRALAAIVPPDDPRLESGRITYAGSGGKVAAYTARPRKGGKTAAVIVIHENRGLNAHIEDVARRVAIEGFLALAPDLLSPLGGTPADEDAARELIGKLDPDVTILNLKAAVAFLAKHPKTTGKVGAVGFCWGGGMAGELAVQSPDLRAAVVYYGRQPRTADVPRITAPLLLHYAGLDTRINEGVPAFEEALKQAGKKYTLYLYPDVQHAFHNDTSEARYDKEAARLSWSRTVAFFKEHLRGERPRPAF
- a CDS encoding SAM-dependent methyltransferase, translated to MSQPQPAIRNISDTAHWAAVYRARESERPDALFQDRHARRLAGARGEQIFGSLPARDRNEWAWVARTVLFDRFVVDQAGQGVDTVVNLAAGLDARPYRMPLPAALRWIEVDLPGILAHKEEILKDEKPSCVLERVRLDLADVEARRALFDRVGRSARRALIITEGLLIYLSADEVAALARDLAAPAAFQRWVLDLASPGLLRLMRKRVGKELSQASAPFQFGPEEGPEFFTPHGWRPAEVRSLLQAAAQLRRLNLILRLMSLLPDSTGRQGSRPWSGVCLMARQGS
- the ygiD gene encoding 4,5-DOPA dioxygenase extradiol; the encoded protein is MTADPGLPALFIGHGSPMNAIEDNEFRRGWAGAARRFARPQAVLCVSAHWETSGVFVTAAERPATIHDFTGFPDDLFEVRYPAPGSPALARRIAGMLGGAGVGHADAGHAVVGHVATGRVQAALDGERGLDHGAWSVLLAMYPDADIPVVQLSLDTSRAASFHYALARELAPLRREGVLILGSGDIVHNLRVMDYYRPDGYDWALRFNDEARRLILARDHDALVDYQALGHDARLAVPTPEHYLPLLYVLAVRGAGDEVAFFNDRVVMGSVSMTSLVISSNPGGNS